One Pseudomonas sp. FP1742 genomic window carries:
- the coq7 gene encoding 2-polyprenyl-3-methyl-6-methoxy-1,4-benzoquinone monooxygenase, whose product MTTQRHYSPIDRLLLQADAAMRTLLPFSGQPYRPSPAIVQPDTQLSDEDTRHVAGLMRINHTGEVCAQALYQGQALTARLPQVRAAMEHAAEEEIDHLVWCEQRIHQLGSHTSILNPLFYGMSFGIGAVAGLISDRVSLGFVAATEHQVCKHLNEHLEQLPAEDEKSRAILEQMRIDEEHHAESALDAGGLRFPAPVKFGMSLLAKVMTKSTYRI is encoded by the coding sequence ATGACTACCCAACGTCACTACTCGCCGATTGACCGTCTTCTGCTGCAAGCTGATGCCGCGATGCGTACTTTGCTGCCCTTCAGCGGTCAGCCCTACCGTCCGTCGCCTGCCATTGTGCAACCAGATACGCAATTGAGCGACGAGGATACCCGGCACGTCGCCGGTTTGATGCGCATCAACCATACCGGCGAAGTCTGCGCCCAGGCGCTGTATCAAGGTCAGGCCCTGACCGCCAGACTGCCGCAAGTGCGCGCCGCCATGGAACATGCCGCTGAAGAAGAAATCGACCATCTGGTCTGGTGCGAACAGCGCATTCACCAGTTGGGCAGCCACACCAGCATTCTCAATCCACTGTTCTACGGTATGTCGTTCGGGATTGGTGCAGTGGCCGGCTTGATCAGCGATAGAGTCAGCCTGGGGTTCGTTGCCGCCACCGAGCATCAGGTTTGCAAACACCTGAACGAACACCTTGAGCAACTGCCCGCCGAGGACGAAAAATCCCGGGCGATCCTTGAGCAGATGCGCATCGATGAAGAACACCACGCCGAAAGCGCACTGGATGCTGGGGGTTTGCGCTTTCCTGCACCGGTGAAGTTCGGGATGAGTCTATTGGCCAAGGTGATGACCAAAAGCACCTATAGGATCTGA
- a CDS encoding histidine triad nucleotide-binding protein has translation MDTLFTKIINREIPAKIIYEDDQVLAFHDIAPQAPVHFLVVPKKPVRTLNDLTEDDKALAGHILFTAQRLALELGCEEGFRVVMNCNELGGQTVYHIHMHVLGQRQMHWPPG, from the coding sequence GTGGATACTCTGTTCACCAAGATCATCAACCGGGAAATCCCGGCGAAGATCATTTACGAGGACGACCAGGTACTGGCCTTCCACGACATCGCGCCACAGGCCCCCGTGCATTTCCTGGTGGTCCCGAAGAAACCGGTACGCACCCTCAATGACCTCACCGAGGACGACAAGGCGCTGGCCGGGCATATTCTGTTCACCGCGCAGCGTCTGGCTCTGGAGCTGGGCTGTGAAGAGGGTTTCCGGGTGGTCATGAACTGCAATGAACTGGGCGGGCAGACCGTCTATCACATTCATATGCACGTGCTGGGTCAGCGTCAGATGCACTGGCCGCCGGGCTGA
- a CDS encoding OsmC family protein, producing MKARIQWAGEAMFLGESGSGHVVVMDGPPDAGGRNLGVRPMEMLLLGVGGCSNFDVVSILKKSRQAVESCEAFLEAERATEDPKVFTKIHMHFVVKGRGLKEAQVKRAIELSAEKYCSASIMLGAAGVAITHDYEIIELG from the coding sequence ATGAAGGCACGCATCCAATGGGCAGGCGAAGCCATGTTCCTCGGCGAATCCGGCAGCGGTCATGTCGTGGTCATGGACGGTCCGCCCGATGCCGGCGGTCGTAACCTGGGTGTCCGGCCGATGGAAATGCTCCTGCTGGGTGTTGGTGGTTGCAGCAATTTCGATGTGGTCAGCATCCTCAAGAAGTCCCGTCAGGCCGTCGAAAGCTGCGAAGCCTTCCTCGAAGCCGAGCGCGCGACCGAAGATCCGAAGGTGTTCACCAAGATCCATATGCATTTCGTGGTCAAGGGACGGGGGCTGAAAGAGGCTCAGGTCAAACGCGCCATCGAGCTGTCGGCCGAGAAGTATTGCTCGGCCTCGATCATGCTCGGCGCGGCCGGTGTGGCGATTACCCATGACTACGAGATCATTGAGCTCGGTTGA
- a CDS encoding nitronate monooxygenase family protein, with product MSLPALLEQRLRLPVVAAPMFLISNPELVLACCRNGVVGSFPALNQRESSGFKAWLEEIEAGLATLENPAPYAVNLIVHHSNPRLQADLEICIEHKVPIVITSLGAVKEVVDAVHSYGGLVFHDVTTRRHAEKAAEAGVDGLIAVAAGAGGHAGTWSPFSLIAEIRQFFDKTLLLAGCLNHGHEILAAQLLGADLAYFGTRFIGTTESHAPDAYKEMLLTARAADIVHTPAVSGVPASFMRQSLEAAGFDMAALQSKGEVDFGSKLKPLNDEAKAWKTVWSAGQGVGAIEDLPSVDQLVARLDAEYRKALELAAALPKRWPR from the coding sequence ATGTCGCTGCCCGCTCTGCTCGAACAACGCTTGCGACTGCCGGTAGTGGCGGCACCGATGTTCCTGATCTCCAACCCTGAGCTGGTGCTCGCCTGCTGCCGTAATGGCGTGGTGGGCAGTTTCCCTGCGTTGAATCAGCGTGAAAGCAGCGGTTTCAAGGCCTGGCTGGAAGAAATCGAAGCAGGGTTGGCGACACTGGAAAACCCCGCCCCTTACGCGGTGAACCTGATCGTCCACCACAGCAATCCGCGATTGCAGGCGGACCTGGAGATCTGCATCGAACACAAAGTACCGATCGTGATCACCAGCCTCGGCGCCGTGAAGGAAGTGGTCGACGCGGTGCACAGCTATGGCGGCCTGGTGTTTCACGACGTGACGACCCGTCGCCACGCCGAAAAAGCCGCCGAAGCCGGCGTCGACGGTTTGATTGCCGTTGCCGCGGGGGCCGGTGGTCACGCCGGGACCTGGAGCCCGTTTTCGCTGATCGCCGAGATTCGCCAGTTTTTCGACAAGACCCTGCTGCTGGCTGGCTGCCTGAACCATGGCCACGAGATTCTTGCTGCGCAATTGCTTGGTGCGGATCTGGCCTACTTCGGTACGCGATTTATCGGCACCACGGAAAGTCATGCGCCTGACGCCTACAAGGAGATGCTCCTGACTGCCAGAGCCGCAGACATCGTCCATACTCCAGCGGTGTCGGGCGTACCGGCAAGCTTCATGCGTCAGAGCCTGGAGGCCGCCGGTTTCGACATGGCGGCGCTGCAAAGCAAGGGCGAGGTAGACTTCGGCTCCAAGCTCAAGCCGTTGAACGATGAAGCCAAAGCCTGGAAAACCGTGTGGTCTGCTGGCCAGGGCGTTGGAGCAATCGAAGACCTGCCGAGTGTCGATCAACTGGTCGCACGTCTCGACGCCGAATACCGCAAAGCGCTGGAACTGGCGGCAGCGTTGCCCAAGCGCTGGCCGCGCTGA
- the trpD gene encoding anthranilate phosphoribosyltransferase, whose product MDIKTALSRIVGHLDLSTDEMRDVMREIMTGQCTDAQIGAFMMAMRMKSESIDEIVGAVTAMRELADKVELNTLDGVVDVVGTGGDGANIFNVSTASSFVVAAAGCTVAKHGNRAVSGKSGSADLLEAAGIYLNLTPVQVARCIDNVGIGFMFAQTHHSAMKHAAGPRRELGLRTLFNMLGPLTNPAGVKHQVVGVFSQALCRPLAEVLQRLGSKHVLVVHSKDGLDEFSLAAPTFVAELKNDQITEYWVEPEDLGMKSQSLHGLAVESPVASLELIRDALGKRKTENGQKAAEMIVLNAGAALYAADHASSLKEGVALAHDALHTGLAREKLEELGAFTAVFKVENEG is encoded by the coding sequence ATGGATATCAAGACAGCCCTGAGCCGTATCGTCGGCCACCTCGACCTCAGCACTGATGAAATGCGCGATGTCATGCGCGAAATCATGACCGGGCAATGCACGGATGCGCAGATCGGCGCGTTCATGATGGCCATGCGCATGAAGAGCGAAAGCATCGACGAGATCGTCGGCGCCGTGACGGCAATGCGAGAGTTGGCGGACAAGGTCGAACTCAACACTCTGGACGGCGTGGTCGATGTGGTCGGCACCGGCGGCGACGGGGCCAATATCTTCAACGTCTCGACTGCTTCCTCGTTCGTAGTCGCGGCGGCCGGTTGCACTGTGGCCAAGCACGGTAACCGTGCGGTATCGGGTAAAAGCGGCAGCGCCGACCTGCTGGAAGCAGCGGGTATCTACCTGAACCTGACCCCGGTTCAGGTGGCACGCTGCATCGACAACGTCGGTATCGGTTTCATGTTTGCCCAGACCCATCACAGTGCCATGAAGCACGCCGCCGGCCCGCGCCGCGAGCTGGGCCTGCGCACCTTGTTCAACATGCTCGGCCCGCTTACGAATCCGGCCGGCGTGAAACATCAGGTGGTGGGTGTGTTCAGTCAGGCATTGTGCCGGCCATTGGCCGAAGTCTTGCAGCGCCTGGGCAGTAAACACGTACTGGTGGTGCACTCCAAGGATGGCCTGGACGAGTTCAGTCTGGCGGCACCGACCTTTGTCGCGGAATTGAAGAATGACCAGATCACCGAGTATTGGGTCGAACCCGAAGACTTGGGGATGAAGAGCCAGAGTCTGCACGGTCTGGCAGTGGAAAGTCCGGTAGCTTCCCTTGAGCTGATTCGCGATGCCTTGGGCAAGCGCAAGACCGAAAACGGTCAGAAAGCCGCCGAGATGATCGTGCTTAATGCCGGTGCCGCTTTGTATGCCGCCGATCATGCCAGCAGTTTGAAAGAAGGCGTTGCCCTGGCGCACGATGCGCTGCACACAGGCCTCGCTCGGGAAAAACTTGAGGAGTTGGGTGCATTTACCGCGGTATTCAAAGTGGAGAATGAGGGATGA
- the argC gene encoding N-acetyl-gamma-glutamyl-phosphate reductase, translating to MVKVGIVGGTGYTGVELLRLLAQHPQAEVVVITSRSEAGLAVADMYPNLRGHYDGLAFSVPDIKTLGACDVVFFATPHGVAHALAGELLAAGTKVIDLSADFRLQDADEWAKWYGQPHGAPELLEEAVYGLPEVNREQIKQARLIAVPGCYPTATQLGFLPLLEAGLADTTRLIADCKSGVSGAGRGASVGSLYSETSESMKAYAVKGHRHLPEIRQGLRRASGKDVGLTFVPHLTPMIRGIHSTLYATVVDRSVDLQALFEKRYANEPFVDVMPAGSHPETRSVRGANVCRIAVHRPQDGDLVVVLSVIDNLVKGASGQAVQNLNILFGLDERLGLSHAGMLP from the coding sequence ATGGTCAAGGTCGGTATCGTCGGCGGCACGGGTTACACCGGTGTCGAACTGCTGCGTCTGTTGGCACAGCATCCGCAGGCAGAAGTGGTGGTGATCACTTCCCGATCCGAGGCCGGCCTGGCCGTGGCCGACATGTACCCGAACCTGCGAGGCCATTACGACGGCCTGGCGTTCAGCGTTCCGGACATCAAGACCCTCGGGGCTTGCGACGTGGTGTTCTTCGCCACGCCGCACGGTGTTGCCCATGCGTTGGCGGGTGAGTTGCTGGCTGCCGGGACCAAGGTCATCGACCTGTCGGCAGACTTCCGTCTGCAAGACGCCGATGAATGGGCCAAGTGGTACGGCCAGCCGCACGGTGCACCGGAACTGCTGGAGGAAGCGGTCTACGGCTTGCCGGAAGTCAATCGCGAGCAGATCAAGCAGGCACGCCTGATTGCTGTACCGGGTTGCTACCCGACCGCGACGCAATTGGGGTTCCTGCCATTGCTTGAAGCCGGTCTGGCCGATACCACGCGTTTGATCGCCGACTGCAAATCTGGTGTCAGTGGTGCCGGTCGTGGCGCTTCGGTAGGTTCGCTGTACTCCGAGACGTCGGAAAGCATGAAGGCCTACGCCGTCAAAGGGCACCGTCACTTACCGGAAATCCGCCAGGGGCTGCGTCGTGCCTCGGGCAAGGACGTTGGTCTGACGTTCGTTCCGCACCTGACGCCAATGATTCGCGGTATTCACTCGACGCTCTACGCGACTGTCGTGGACCGCTCGGTGGATCTGCAGGCTCTGTTCGAAAAGCGTTATGCCAACGAACCGTTCGTCGACGTAATGCCAGCCGGCAGCCATCCGGAAACCCGCAGCGTGCGTGGTGCCAACGTTTGCCGTATCGCCGTGCATCGTCCGCAGGATGGTGATCTGGTGGTGGTGTTGTCGGTCATCGACAATCTGGTCAAAGGCGCGTCGGGTCAGGCGGTGCAGAACCTGAATATCCTTTTCGGCCTGGATGAGCGCCTGGGTCTTTCCCATGCGGGCATGCTGCCGTAA
- a CDS encoding aminodeoxychorismate/anthranilate synthase component II → MLLMIDNYDSFTYNVVQYLGELGSEVKVVRNDELTIAEIEALKPERIVVSPGPCTPTEAGISIEAIKHFAGKLPILGVCLGHQSIGQAFGGDVVRARQVMHGKTSPVFHEDKGVFEGLNRPLTVTRYHSLIVKRETLPDCLELTAWTQLEDGSVDEIMGLRHKTLNIEGVQFHPESILTEQGHELFANFLKQIGGTR, encoded by the coding sequence ATGTTGCTGATGATCGATAACTACGACTCTTTTACTTACAACGTTGTGCAATACCTCGGCGAGCTGGGCTCCGAGGTTAAAGTCGTGCGCAACGATGAACTGACCATTGCCGAAATCGAAGCCCTCAAGCCTGAGCGCATCGTTGTGTCTCCCGGTCCTTGCACCCCGACCGAAGCCGGTATTTCCATCGAAGCGATCAAGCACTTCGCCGGCAAACTGCCGATTCTCGGTGTTTGCCTGGGGCACCAGTCCATCGGCCAGGCGTTTGGTGGCGATGTGGTCCGTGCCCGTCAGGTCATGCACGGAAAGACCAGCCCGGTATTTCATGAGGACAAGGGCGTATTCGAAGGCCTGAATCGCCCATTGACGGTCACCCGTTACCATTCGCTGATCGTCAAGCGTGAAACCTTGCCCGATTGTCTGGAGCTGACCGCCTGGACCCAGCTCGAAGACGGCTCGGTCGACGAGATCATGGGCCTGCGCCACAAGACGCTGAACATCGAGGGTGTGCAATTCCACCCTGAGTCTATCCTCACCGAACAGGGGCACGAGCTGTTCGCCAACTTCCTCAAACAAATCGGCGGCACGCGCTAA
- the hemJ gene encoding protoporphyrinogen oxidase HemJ yields MLYLWLKALHIISMVCWFAGLFYLPRLFVYHAQSEDAVSKERFSIMERKLYRGIMGPAMIATLVFGIWLISLNPSAYFSHGAWMHAKLTLVVILIGYHHMCGAQVKRFARGENTRSHVFYRWFNEVPVLILLAIVILVVVRPF; encoded by the coding sequence ATGCTTTATCTGTGGCTCAAAGCGCTTCACATCATCAGCATGGTCTGCTGGTTTGCCGGCCTGTTTTACCTGCCGCGCCTGTTCGTCTATCACGCGCAAAGCGAAGACGCCGTCAGCAAGGAACGCTTCAGCATCATGGAGCGCAAGCTGTACCGGGGCATCATGGGGCCAGCGATGATCGCCACCTTGGTGTTCGGCATCTGGCTGATCAGCCTCAACCCAAGCGCCTATTTCAGCCATGGCGCGTGGATGCACGCCAAGTTGACCCTGGTGGTGATCCTGATCGGCTACCACCACATGTGCGGCGCCCAGGTAAAACGCTTTGCCCGTGGCGAAAACACCCGCAGCCATGTCTTTTATCGCTGGTTCAATGAAGTGCCGGTTCTGATATTGCTGGCTATCGTCATTCTGGTCGTTGTCCGGCCGTTTTAA
- the crp gene encoding cAMP-activated global transcriptional regulator CRP → MVAITPTPKIKNLDKLLMHCQRRRYAAKSNIICAGDRSDTLFFIIKGSVTILIEDDDGREMIIAYLNSGDFFGELGLFEQAGLEQERSAWVRAKVECEVAEISYAKFRELSQQDPDILYVLSGQIAQRLRNTTRKVGDLAFFDVTGRVARCLLELCKQPDAMTHPDGMQIKVTRQEIGRIVGCSREMVGRVLKDLEERNLVDVKGKTMVVFGTR, encoded by the coding sequence ATGGTTGCTATTACCCCCACACCCAAAATCAAGAACCTCGACAAGCTGTTGATGCACTGCCAGCGCCGGCGCTATGCCGCCAAGAGCAACATCATCTGTGCCGGCGACCGCTCGGACACGCTGTTCTTCATCATTAAAGGTTCGGTGACCATCCTGATCGAGGATGATGACGGCCGTGAAATGATCATTGCCTACCTCAACTCCGGCGACTTCTTCGGCGAATTGGGTCTGTTTGAGCAAGCCGGGCTGGAACAGGAACGCAGTGCCTGGGTGCGCGCCAAAGTCGAGTGCGAAGTCGCGGAAATCAGCTACGCGAAATTCCGCGAGCTGTCCCAACAGGATCCAGACATTCTTTACGTACTCAGCGGACAAATCGCACAACGCCTGCGCAATACCACGCGCAAGGTCGGCGACCTGGCGTTCTTCGACGTGACCGGTCGTGTTGCACGCTGCCTACTGGAACTGTGCAAGCAGCCGGACGCCATGACCCACCCGGACGGCATGCAGATCAAGGTGACGCGTCAGGAAATCGGCCGGATTGTCGGTTGCTCCCGTGAGATGGTCGGCCGCGTGCTCAAGGATCTGGAGGAACGTAACCTGGTCGACGTCAAAGGCAAGACCATGGTGGTCTTCGGTACGCGCTAG
- the speD gene encoding adenosylmethionine decarboxylase, with protein sequence MKSKLKLHGFNNLTKTLSFNIYDICYAETPQDQQAYVEYINKEYNAKRLTQILTEVVDIIGANILNIASQDYEPQGASVTILISEEPVTPTDSQIEESPGPLPEIILAHLDKSHITVHTYPEIHPVDGIATFRVDIDVSTCGVISPLKALNFLIHQFDSDIVTVDYRVRGFTRDIEGKKHFIDHEINSIQNYLSEDTRDAYQMTDVNVYQENLFHTKMLLKNFELDNYLFGDATSNLSSEQRAQVTERVKHEMLEIFYARNMPS encoded by the coding sequence GTGAAAAGCAAACTCAAGCTCCACGGGTTCAATAACCTGACAAAGACCTTGAGCTTCAACATCTATGACATCTGCTACGCGGAAACCCCGCAAGACCAACAGGCTTACGTCGAGTACATCAATAAAGAGTACAACGCCAAACGCCTGACGCAGATCCTCACAGAAGTTGTCGATATCATTGGTGCCAACATCCTGAACATCGCCAGTCAGGATTATGAACCCCAGGGCGCCAGCGTCACGATTCTGATCTCTGAAGAGCCGGTGACTCCTACCGACAGTCAGATTGAAGAGTCTCCGGGCCCACTGCCCGAAATCATCCTGGCCCACCTCGACAAGAGCCACATCACGGTGCACACCTACCCGGAAATCCATCCGGTGGACGGTATCGCAACGTTCCGTGTGGACATCGACGTGTCGACCTGTGGCGTCATTTCACCGCTCAAGGCGCTCAACTTTCTGATTCACCAGTTCGATTCGGATATCGTGACCGTGGATTACCGGGTACGCGGCTTCACCCGTGACATTGAAGGCAAGAAGCACTTCATCGACCACGAGATCAACTCGATCCAGAACTACCTCTCCGAAGACACCCGCGACGCGTACCAGATGACCGACGTGAACGTGTACCAGGAAAACCTGTTCCACACCAAAATGCTGCTGAAGAACTTCGAACTGGATAACTACCTGTTCGGCGACGCCACCAGCAACCTGTCCTCTGAGCAGCGTGCCCAGGTGACTGAACGTGTGAAACACGAAATGCTCGAAATCTTCTACGCGCGCAACATGCCGAGCTGA
- the trpC gene encoding indole-3-glycerol phosphate synthase TrpC: MSVPTVLEKILARKVQEVAERSARVSLAELENLAKAADAPRGFAKALIDQAKKKQPAVIAEIKKASPSKGVIRESFVPTDIARSYEKGGATCLSVLTDIDYFQGADAYLQQARAACKLPVIRKDFMIDPYQIIESRALGADCVLLIVSALDDVKMAELAAVAKSVGLDVLVEVHDGDELERALKTLDTPLVGVNNRNLHTFEVSLETTLDLLPRIPRDRLVVTESGILNRADVELMEISDVYAFLVGEAFMRAESPGTELQRLFFPERGIPVSGSTLD; this comes from the coding sequence ATGAGTGTACCGACGGTTCTGGAAAAAATTCTGGCCCGCAAAGTCCAGGAAGTCGCCGAGCGCAGCGCTCGTGTGAGCCTGGCAGAGCTGGAAAACCTGGCCAAGGCGGCCGATGCACCCCGTGGTTTCGCCAAGGCATTGATCGATCAGGCCAAGAAGAAACAGCCGGCGGTGATTGCTGAAATCAAGAAAGCTTCGCCAAGCAAGGGCGTGATTCGCGAGAGCTTCGTGCCCACGGACATTGCCAGGAGTTACGAGAAGGGCGGGGCTACTTGCCTGTCGGTGCTCACCGATATCGATTACTTCCAGGGCGCGGATGCGTATCTGCAACAAGCCCGGGCGGCGTGCAAGCTGCCGGTGATCCGTAAAGACTTCATGATTGATCCGTACCAGATTATCGAGTCCCGCGCCCTGGGGGCTGATTGCGTGCTGTTGATCGTCTCCGCACTGGATGACGTGAAAATGGCCGAGCTGGCGGCCGTGGCCAAAAGCGTCGGTCTCGATGTGCTGGTGGAAGTCCACGATGGCGACGAGCTGGAGCGGGCCTTGAAAACCCTCGACACGCCGCTGGTGGGCGTGAACAACCGCAACCTGCACACCTTCGAGGTGAGCCTGGAAACCACCCTCGACCTGTTGCCGCGTATTCCGCGTGATCGTCTGGTGGTCACCGAGAGTGGCATTCTTAACCGGGCCGATGTCGAGCTGATGGAAATCAGCGACGTGTACGCGTTCCTGGTCGGCGAAGCGTTCATGCGCGCCGAAAGCCCGGGTACCGAACTGCAGCGTCTGTTCTTTCCCGAGCGCGGTATTCCAGTGAGCGGTTCTACGCTCGACTGA
- a CDS encoding SDR family oxidoreductase — protein sequence MTRYALITGATSGIGLAMAEALARRGRSLLLVARQRDQLESIAIELTQRFDVEVLFRACDLGEPLRLSGFLLELEEGERQIDLLVNCAGIGTCGPFLAQDWMTEQDLIEVNILALTRLCHAIGNSMALQGGGQILNVASVAAFHPGPWMSTYYASKAYVLHFSEGLRVELKKCAVKVSVLCPGPTRTAFFRTAQLDTDKLVDSKLLMSPEEVALYTVRALEKNRAIIIPGRLNRWFAFLPRLGSRWLTRTIAGMVNKAHCPR from the coding sequence ATGACCCGTTACGCTCTGATCACTGGCGCTACCAGCGGCATCGGCCTGGCGATGGCCGAAGCGCTGGCCCGGCGCGGCCGCAGCCTGCTGCTGGTGGCTCGACAGCGTGATCAGCTGGAAAGTATTGCGATTGAACTGACTCAGCGCTTTGACGTGGAAGTGTTGTTCCGCGCCTGTGATCTGGGTGAGCCGTTGCGCCTGTCCGGATTTCTGCTGGAACTGGAGGAAGGTGAGCGACAAATCGACTTGCTGGTCAACTGTGCCGGCATCGGTACCTGTGGCCCATTCCTGGCCCAGGACTGGATGACCGAGCAGGACTTGATCGAAGTGAACATCCTGGCCCTCACTCGTTTGTGTCATGCCATTGGTAACAGCATGGCCTTGCAGGGCGGCGGGCAGATTCTGAACGTTGCCTCGGTCGCAGCGTTTCATCCCGGCCCGTGGATGAGCACTTACTACGCCAGCAAGGCTTATGTGCTGCATTTTTCCGAGGGTTTGCGCGTCGAACTGAAAAAATGCGCGGTCAAGGTGTCGGTGCTCTGCCCCGGCCCAACCCGCACTGCGTTTTTCCGCACCGCACAACTGGACACCGATAAGCTGGTCGATAGCAAGTTGCTAATGAGTCCGGAAGAAGTCGCGCTCTATACCGTCCGGGCCCTGGAGAAAAATCGCGCCATTATCATCCCCGGCCGCCTGAATCGCTGGTTCGCCTTCCTGCCGCGGCTCGGCTCGCGCTGGCTGACCCGGACAATCGCGGGCATGGTCAACAAGGCGCACTGCCCGCGCTGA
- a CDS encoding lipoate--protein ligase family protein, producing MPQPTSLIIEAGLLAEQDLLAHVCTGESEFGLLFWQPTDRALVMPRRLNRLPGFEAACEVSAAAGWPVLLRETGGEPVPQSASTLNIALVYAPPRSEGDQNRIETAYRRLCDPICQLLDELGGVSSLGEIDGAFCDGRFNVNLDGRKMVGTAQRWRQSKGGQRPVGLVHGAMLIDNERESMVAAVNRFNEACGLEQRVRAESHIALHEKFAAPDALERLDGLYRQMLAEVLGA from the coding sequence ATGCCCCAGCCAACCTCTCTGATCATCGAAGCCGGCCTGCTCGCCGAACAGGATCTGTTGGCCCATGTGTGCACCGGAGAGTCGGAGTTCGGTCTGCTGTTCTGGCAACCCACTGACCGGGCGTTGGTCATGCCCCGCCGTTTGAATCGTCTACCAGGGTTTGAGGCTGCATGCGAAGTGTCGGCCGCCGCCGGCTGGCCGGTACTGCTGCGCGAAACCGGTGGTGAGCCGGTGCCGCAGTCGGCATCCACCCTTAACATCGCGCTGGTCTATGCGCCACCGCGTAGCGAGGGTGATCAGAACCGGATTGAAACCGCCTATCGTCGACTCTGCGACCCGATTTGCCAGCTGCTTGACGAGTTGGGTGGCGTGTCGTCCCTGGGTGAAATCGATGGGGCGTTTTGCGATGGGCGTTTCAATGTCAACCTTGATGGTCGCAAGATGGTCGGTACCGCTCAGCGCTGGCGCCAAAGCAAGGGCGGTCAGCGTCCGGTCGGTCTGGTGCACGGGGCGATGTTGATCGATAACGAGCGAGAGTCGATGGTTGCGGCGGTCAATCGTTTCAACGAAGCCTGCGGTCTGGAACAGCGGGTTCGCGCAGAAAGCCACATTGCTCTGCATGAAAAGTTTGCCGCTCCTGATGCGCTGGAACGGCTCGACGGGTTGTATCGCCAAATGCTGGCAGAAGTGCTCGGGGCTTAA
- a CDS encoding DUF805 domain-containing protein — MSENRFKIVFNGALLPGVDATTAKLNLAELFKSDVAAIERLFSGRMVALKRNLSHADAQTYLQALTKTGIDARIEADPSIELSLSDVHDPSPAPNQWVSPDAESPYAPPQASVGDALPEFGTLKAFTFTGRIGRLRYLAWTMALTLVLMGVAGVFVSIGLSLIALTSTVGLVIGGLVGTAICIAFIVVSVQISVQRLHDLGWSGWLYLLTLVPFVGGLLPILLAVLPGNTAANQYGAPPPANSTAVKVLCALWLVVVAGVFIGALTGGIGALQNEYENTAQSSYDSSSVTTDEVEVEPAEEAEQAPDSTDDAAEAPQPPVDSAKE, encoded by the coding sequence ATGAGTGAAAACCGTTTCAAGATCGTCTTCAATGGTGCTCTGCTGCCAGGTGTGGACGCCACTACCGCCAAGCTCAATCTCGCTGAGCTGTTCAAAAGCGATGTCGCTGCCATCGAGCGTCTGTTCAGTGGCCGGATGGTTGCGCTCAAACGCAACCTGTCGCACGCCGACGCGCAAACTTATCTTCAGGCGCTGACGAAAACCGGCATTGATGCCCGAATAGAAGCCGACCCCTCAATCGAGCTGAGCCTGTCCGACGTCCACGACCCCTCCCCTGCGCCTAACCAATGGGTATCGCCAGACGCCGAATCGCCTTATGCGCCACCGCAAGCCTCCGTCGGTGACGCATTACCAGAGTTCGGCACACTCAAGGCTTTCACATTCACAGGACGCATCGGCCGCTTGCGCTATCTGGCCTGGACAATGGCCTTGACGCTGGTGCTGATGGGTGTCGCCGGGGTGTTCGTTTCCATCGGTTTGTCACTCATTGCCCTTACATCAACGGTTGGTCTGGTAATCGGCGGCTTGGTCGGCACGGCGATATGCATCGCGTTTATCGTTGTCAGTGTTCAGATCAGCGTTCAGCGCCTGCACGACCTGGGTTGGTCCGGCTGGCTTTATCTGCTGACACTGGTGCCCTTCGTGGGCGGGCTCTTGCCGATTTTACTGGCGGTACTGCCAGGCAATACTGCAGCCAACCAATACGGTGCACCGCCACCCGCCAACAGCACTGCAGTAAAAGTGCTTTGTGCGCTTTGGCTGGTGGTCGTTGCTGGTGTATTCATTGGCGCACTCACAGGCGGCATCGGTGCCCTGCAGAATGAATATGAAAACACTGCCCAGAGCAGCTATGACAGCAGCTCAGTGACTACCGACGAAGTTGAAGTCGAACCGGCCGAAGAGGCCGAACAAGCCCCTGATTCCACAGACGATGCAGCCGAAGCACCCCAGCCCCCTGTAGACTCTGCAAAAGAATGA